A stretch of DNA from Oscillatoria salina IIICB1:
TTTGGAGGGATTAGGAAAAGAATTTATGCCCAGAACCCCAGACGAATACGCAGTACACTTATTTTTGTCCACTGGTCATCGCCAAGAAGTTCGCTTTACCACCATTCAAGAATTTCAAAAGTGGTATAGCAACGAATTGATGCCCAAAGCGAGTTCTACTGATTTTATCAACGTTCCGATTAAAAATGTTCCCGGCGAATATATGGTTTTACGTCCCGCAAACGTAGTCGCCATCCGGGTAGAACCAATTTTTGCGGGTAGCGTCGATCGCTCCTTTGCGGACGAGTATTAAAGAAATTTTTGCACTTGAGGTTGACAAAATCACATCCTCAAGTGAAAATTTCTGACTAGCTGTTTTATGTTTAAAAAAAATCTCGGAACACTCACTGGCGTTTAGCAGTCGCAAAGACAACATAATCTAGGGATGCTCTCCGCTACAAAAGCTGATTTACCAAAATTGATAAGGATGAAAAAAACAATTGCTTTAGTCTCCTTGGGATTGGGACTTACCTTCTCGATTCCCAGTTTGCCAGTAATGGCTCAACTGCGACCGATAAGTGTCAACCCTCAGTCCAATGCTTTAGGGATGGACGAGCAAATCTGGGGTACTCCTGACTCACCTGGAGATAAAGATGCGCTGTTGCGATCGATAGACCATAGTTTACGTTATTTGTCTACGCCTAGTGCGGCGCGAGCTTATCAACGTTATCCGGTACGAGGAGTTACTCTTTCGCGAGTGCGGCGCTCTTTGGAACGTTTCCGCGAGTTGGTGGTTACTTCCCAAAGTCCCGCCGAATTACAAGCTGCAATTGAGCGCGAGTTCGTCTTTTATAAGTCGGTGGGGCGAAGCAGTGACGGCAAAGTTTACTTTACTGCTTATTACGAGCCAATTTATGCCGCTTCGCGCACGCCATCAGCCGAGTATCGCTATCCCCTGTATCGCAAACCGAGTAACTTTTCGAGTTGGCGGAAACCCCATCCTTCTCGTGCGGAATTAGAAGGAAGAGATGGTACTGGTAGAGGTGGTCGTTTAGCCGGAAACGAGTTAGTTTGGTTACGCGATCGCTTTGAAGCTTTTTTGGTTCATATCCAAGGTTCGGCTCGTCTTCAGCTTCCTGATGGCTCGGTGATGACTGTTGGCTATGGAGGTAATACGGATTACCCTTATAACAGTGTGGGTAGGGAAATGATTAAGGATGGTCTTCATCCTAGGGATGGCTTTACCTTACCGAAGATGATTGAAATTTTTCAGCAGCGCCCGGAATTGCTGGATGTATATTTACCTCGCAACAATCGCTTTATTTTCTTCCAAGAAACTCACGGCGCACCAGCAACAGGTAGCCTAAATGTACCCGTGACTGCCGATCGCTCGATCGCTACAGATAAGTCTCTCATGCCTCCTGGGGCTTTGGCACTCGTCAGAACCGAAATTCCTTATTTTAATCAAGAAGGCGAGCTAGAATACCGACTGGTAAGCCGCTACGTCCTCGATCAAGATACTGGTAGTGCGATTAAATCTCCAGGGCGTGTAGACTTGTTTTTGGGTACTGGTCCAGAAGCAGGCGATCGCGCTGGGGTTGTTGGTGGACTCGG
This window harbors:
- the mltA gene encoding murein transglycosylase A, whose translation is MKKTIALVSLGLGLTFSIPSLPVMAQLRPISVNPQSNALGMDEQIWGTPDSPGDKDALLRSIDHSLRYLSTPSAARAYQRYPVRGVTLSRVRRSLERFRELVVTSQSPAELQAAIEREFVFYKSVGRSSDGKVYFTAYYEPIYAASRTPSAEYRYPLYRKPSNFSSWRKPHPSRAELEGRDGTGRGGRLAGNELVWLRDRFEAFLVHIQGSARLQLPDGSVMTVGYGGNTDYPYNSVGREMIKDGLHPRDGFTLPKMIEIFQQRPELLDVYLPRNNRFIFFQETHGAPATGSLNVPVTADRSIATDKSLMPPGALALVRTEIPYFNQEGELEYRLVSRYVLDQDTGSAIKSPGRVDLFLGTGPEAGDRAGVVGGLGDLYYPLLRN